A genomic region of Magnetospirillum sp. WYHS-4 contains the following coding sequences:
- the rpmE gene encoding 50S ribosomal protein L31 gives MKQDIHPDYHDITCVMTDGTTFTTRSTWGKPGDTMKLDIDSKSHPAWTGVHRLMDSGGQLAKFNKKFKSFGIK, from the coding sequence TATCACGACATCACCTGCGTGATGACCGATGGGACCACTTTCACCACCCGTTCGACCTGGGGCAAGCCGGGCGACACCATGAAGCTGGACATCGATTCCAAGAGCCACCCCGCCTGGACCGGCGTGCATCGCCTGATGGACAGCGGCGGTCAGCTCGCGAAGTTCAACAAGAAGTTCAAGAGCTTCGGAATCAAGTAA